A window of Microcoleus sp. FACHB-68 genomic DNA:
CGGGAGACGCGTCCATTCGGGTGCCGGTAGGGCTTTGCGATCCTGCTTGCCGTTGGGTGTCACCGGCAGTGCTGCCAGCGTCACAAATACCGAGGGCACCATATATTCAGGCAGTTTTGCCCCCAGGAAGCGACGCAGTTCGCGGCTGGCAGGGGCTGGTTCTTGCTGCAGGACTAAATAGCCTACGAGGCGGGTTTCACCGCTCTCATCGTCTTTTGCCGCCACAACTGCATCTTTAATCGCTGGATGCTGCCGCAGGACGGATTCAACTTCACCTGTTTCGATGCGGAACCCGCGCAGAGATACTTGAAAGTCTGTGCGCCCCAGTAATTCAATATTGCCATCGGGTAAATAACGTCCGACATCGCCGGTTTTGTACCACCGTTGATCGTCGATCCAGACATATTTTTCCTGGGTCAAATCTTCCCGATTTGCATAGCCCCGTGTGACGCCGGCACCTCCAACGTAAATTTCCCCAGGAACGCCGGCAGGCACTAAATTTTGCTGCTCGTCATAGATGCGTATCCGCACATTATTAAACGGGCGGCCTACAATGTTCTTTTCGGCTTTGATGTCTGTGGGCAGTTTGTAATTTAAACACAGGGTTGTTGCTTCACTGCACCCATACATCACATAGATTTGAGCATCTTGGAAGAAGGGTTTTACATCTTCGAGTAGATCTGGGGCAACGGTGTCGCCTCCCATGAAGACTCGGCGGATGTTTTTAAAATCCTTTGCCTCCAAACCTTGTGCTCTGATAAAATCGATAGCCTTTCGCATCAAGCTAGGCGTGAGGTGAACATTGGTTAACTGGCCGAATCCGCTGACCAGTTTATTCATGTCCAGCACATTTTCTCGTGAGAGAACAACGACACTTCCGCCGGCCATCAAAGGCGCTAATAATTCAAACAGAGAAATGCTGAAGGAAAAGCGAGCAATACAGGGCATGACATCGGTTGTGTCAAATTGGAATCTGTCCTGTGTTGCCAAAATATAGTTGATTAAATTGCTGTGTTCTGCAACAACAGCTTTTGGCTTGCCGGTGGTTCCAGATGTGTAGATGACATAAGCTGCATGGGCTTGGGTTGTGGGGGAAATTAGATTTTCATCGCTTTGCCGGCTGACTTCTTCCCCGACTGCATCCAAACACACAATTTGTCCGTTATGTTCGGGTAATTGCTCAACCAAATGGGTTTGAGTTAATAACACCGGCACAGCGGAATCTTCTAACATAAATGCCAGCCGATCTTTGGGATAGGTCGGATCTAAAGGCACATACACGCCGCCGGCTTTGAAAATGGCGAGTAGGGCTTCCACGACTTCCAAAGAACGATCCGCGCAAATTCCCACGCGAACTTCTGGTTTGACACCCAAACTTTGCAGGTGGTAGGCGAGTTTATTGGCTCTGGTATTGAGCTGCCGGTAGGTTAATTTGATGTCTCCAAAAATAACGGCAACTGCATCGGGTGTGCGTTCTACCTGAGCTTCAAATAATTGATGAATGCAAACATCTTTGGGATATTCTGCGGCTGTGTCGTTCCACTCCACCAGCATTTGCAGAAGCTCTTGCTCTGTTAGCATTGGCAAGTCCTTCAGTTGTTCTTCAGAATTGGTTGCCAAGCTTTCGAGCAAGGTTTTCAGGTGTCCCAGCATCCGGCTAATGGTGCCGGCATCAATGCGCTGGGTGTCGTATTCGAGTTTGAGGAGAAATTCTGGTTGGGCGTAGCCGGTTAATGTCAGTGGGTAGTTTCTGTTGCGGTGGTGTTGAAGCTCTCGATTTTCCCAGCTACTTCCGTGTAATTCTAGAGCGGAATCTAACAGGAAGGAATCTAACAGGTAATTCTCAAAAACCAGAATACTTTCAAATAAGGGAGTTGCCGGCGGGAATTCACTCCACTGCTGGATCTGGGGTAAGGGGGTGTGTTCGTAGGCTTGCAATGCTTTGTAAGTCTGCCGGAGTTCTGTAAGCCAGTCTACCGGAGACTGCGTCGGCGAAACATGAACGCGCACCGGCACGATGTTGCTGAAAAGTCCCACAACAGAGTCTAACCCAGGAACCGAGGGGCGACCTGTGACGGCGGCTCCAAAAACGACGTCTGCTTGGCCACTATAGCGGCTGATCAGCAGCGCCCACGCGCCTTGTAGCAAGGTTTCCAAGGTGAGCTGGTTTTGTTGTGCCCAAGACTGCAAGCGCAGGGTATCAACCGGCGATAGGCGAATTTCTTGCGTGACAAAGCCGGTTTCTGGTTGTGCCTTGTCTGCTGCTGGGGCAATGGCCGGCAGGACAGTGGTGGGTGCTGTCAAGCCTTGCAATTGCTGCCGCCAAAATACCTCTGTTTGGGAGAAATCCTGCTGTTGCAGCCACTCAATGTAATCTCCGTAAGCACGGGGTTGTTTGAGTGGTAAGTCGTGGTCGGCGCTAAATGCTTCGTAAAAGGCAAAAACTTCTTTGAGGGCGATTTCCACAGACCAACTATCGAGCAGTACCGAGTGGAAACTCCAGATCGCGCGGTATTGTGCTTCAGCAATTTGCAAAATTGCCACGCGCATCAGGGGGGCAGTTGTCAATTTAAAGCCTAGTTGCCGGTCTGCTTCTAGAAATGCTGCCAGCCGGCTTTCGATTTCGTTCTCCTGCAGATCGCACCAATTTTGCTGTTGTAGAGGAAGGGTGACTTGTTGATGCACTTCCTGACGCGCTTCGTTAGTGTCTAAGTGATGGAAGCTTGTTCTCAAAATTGGGTGCCGATCTATCACTCGCGCCCACGCTTTCTGGAATGCCGGCACGTTTAAGCTTTCACGCAAAACGACGCTGACCTGCTCAATATCTCCTCCAGGTTGCGCTGCAGTCAGACTTTCAAAAATTCGGCTCTGTTGCTGGGGTGAAAGCTGGTAAGAATTTATAACCAAGAAATTTTCTAAAGAAGTGCTGCCACTTTCGTAATTACTAAAATCAATACTTTGCATAATTTACACCCCTAAAACCAACGTTCAATTTTGTTCATTTTCTGGCCTACCTTGCTGTTGTTGTTATTTCAGTTACACATTGACAACTGCAACCCCACTTAATAAAATTTTAAACCCTTAATTCTGCGTCTGCATTAAGTTTTATTCTATCTTTAAAAACTTGAAACTGCTGAAGTAAAGGTTTCATTAAATTTTAACTTTGTGTGAAGTTGTGATCAAGGATACTGAATAACAGCAGAATCAGTTTTTCGCCACAAACTGTTGAGTTCGGTTTCTTTTGAAAAAGTTAGTTGCCAGACGATATTGAGACTTGTGTATTTTCAATAGTTTAGGTAATAAAATCCTATGAGTGTTGCCAAAATGGCAAGTTTTTGTTGAGAGGCCCGAAAGCGATAACAATGTTACGCCGGCTATAAATCCTAGAGCAGGAGTGCCGGCACCCTCGCTGTTGGGATCATTGGCAGGTGCAGCTACACCCCTCAAAAAAAATTCTAACGCCTCTATGTTTAACACATCGAACACTTCACAAGGAAGGATGCCGGTACAAATGTTTGCAGTCGATGCCCTATCGGTACGAGTTTACAACTCTAGCACCCAAATCGCTCATGATGCTGCCCAAATTGCCCAAACCTATTTGCAAAACTGTCTCACGCAACAGGCAAGCGCTGCAGTAATTTTAGCCACCGGCAACTCTCAAATCCAATTTCTGGAAACGCTGATTTCTTTGGGAGGCGTAGATTGGTCTCGCATTACCTTTTTTCATCTGGATGAGTATTTGGGAATTGAACGCGATCACTCTGCTAGTTTCCGCCGCTATTTGCGTCAGCGAGTGGAAAATCAAGTGAAGTCCTGTACGTTTCATTATATAGAAGGTGACGCGATGCAACCGCTGAATGAATGCGAACGCTACACCCAACTTTTGCAAGCACAACCGATTGATCTCTGCTGTTTGGGTATTGGGGAAAATGGACATTTAGCATTTAATGATCCGTCTGTCGCTAATTTCAATGATCCGCATCACATTAAACTGGTGAAGTTGGACACTGCAACGCGTCAGCAGCAGGTTGATGAAGGTCATTTTCCCCATCTTGAAGCTGTACCGCAATACGCGTTTACCCTGACGCTGCCGATGATTTGCTCTGCAAAAAAAATATTGTGCCTTGCGCCAGAAAAACGCAAAGCGCTGCCGGTGAAAAAGATGTTGCAAGAAACAATTAGTACGGTTTGCCCTGCTTCTATTCTCCGCCGGCAACCCAATGCCCTGTTATTTTTAGATCCGGATTCTGCCAGCTTGCTGTGAGTGATGATTGGGTTTGCCTTCACCGATGATTGTAAATTTTAACTGAGTGAGGGTAAACTTCTTGTCAACGTTCATTTTTTTGTTTTTTCAACCGCAGATAAACGCAGATTTTGTAAATCATCTGAGGTGGAGGAATAAAAGCCACAGTCAGGGATAGGGGAGTTAGGTGCCGGCAGCGAAAAAAAAGTTAATTGATTTCGAGGGTTAAGTTGTAGGAAATCGGGTCTGTGCTATCAGAAACAACGACAATTTCATAGTAACCGGCTTCAGACAGTTTATTAGACCAAGTCACTTGTTTTGAATCTTCTAATAAAGGCGGGTTCTTGCTGGTGGGAGTGTAGAGGGACAGCCGGGTTGATTGAGCCGGCGCATCTAAGTTTAATTTCATCAGTTGATCTTTATTCAATTTAGCAATATAAGCCTTACCGGCACCGGGTTCGAGATTGCCACTAATTTGCGTGCTAGTGCTACCTCGATCAAATTTAATTTCTTCTAAAGTACTTCCTGCTGCCACAGCTTGCACAAAATCCGTAGCGACTGCCTGCCAAACTTGACCAATGGGTCTATCGAGCAAATTCTGACCCTTGGGTTGATCAGGAAATAGATAGAAAAACCTGGCATCTGTCAAGTCATTGAGCGCCCGACTACTCAAGTTCCGCAGATTAATTTGTGCTTTCCAGCGATCAATATCGGCTGAAGTATAACTGCCCAACCGGCGACGAGATTGCTCGCTGAGACTGGCAAGTTGATTAAGTTGTTGATCGGCCAAACTATCCCAGCGAGATCGCCACACTTCATCAACAGATTCATCGCTGAGAACGCGTCCCTGTTGCTCTGGATATTTGGTATAAAAAGCCTCATTCACCAAATCAATGTAGAAATTGTAATCAATCCCCAAGGCTTTACGGCGATCACGAAGGGCATCTTTGCGCTGTCTTTCTTCGGGGGAATAATTATCCGATCTGTCTGGAGGTGGAATGGAGTGATCCCCCTGTCTTTGTTGGTCTACCCAATAATTACCGGCCCACCAGCCAACTCCACCCATGCCGGCAATCACGATGCCCATTAGCAGCAGGTTTAGCCAAAACGGTGCAGCCGCTTTCCGCTGAGGAGTCACGGCAGCCGGAACCGGCTGTGGGGGTTGTGCCGGCTGTGGAGGTTGTGCCGGCCTTATTGGCGCAACGGCTTGGGTTGCTTGGGTGATATCCGGTTGTGGCGGAGGCGGAAGGGGTGCTGGTGGTGGCGGGGGAAGGGGTGCCGGTGGAGTGCCGGTGAGGGCTTGCAGCACCTCCTTTGCCGATTGATAGCGTTCACCAGGCCGGTGAGCCAGCATTTTATCAAACACTGCCCCTAAACTGGGGCTGAGGCTAACGTAATTGCGCCACCTCCAACTCAGCGTTTGGGGATCTCTCAGTTCTTGGGGTTCCTTGCCGGTGAGTAGTACCAACACCGTCACAGCCAAGGCATACAAGTCACTGTGGGGGTAAACAGCGCCCATCTGCATTTGCTCATCTGGGGCGTATCCTACCTTACCCAGCCGCGTTGCCGGTGCGTTAATGCCTCCCACGAACTCAGACGCCACCGTTGCCGCGACTTGCTTAACGCCGCCAAAGTCTATCAACACCGGCAGCAGATCGGAATTCCGCAGCATCAGGTTATCGGGAGAAATATCTCGATGCACGACGCCTTGGGTGTGGATGTAGTCTAAAACCGGCAGAAGTTGCAGCAGCATTTGCGTGATTTCTGCCTCGCTAAACAGCCGGTTGTGCACCCGCCGGTTGATTAACAAGGAACGGTAAGTTTGACCTTCCACATAATCTTGCACCAAAAACAAATGTCCCTCGCCGTCCAAATTCGCCCGAAACATCTCCCGGAAGCGCGGAATTTGCGGGTGTTGCAGCTTGTAGAGAACGCCGGCTTCGCGTTCAAACAATTCTTGACCTTTTTGCAGCGCGTAGGTGCCTTGGACTTGGGGGGCAAATTCTTTGAGAACACACGGTTCGTTGAAGCGGTTAACATCTTCAGATAGGTAGGTGCGTCCGAAGCCACCTTGCCCGATCTGGCGCGAAATGCGGTAACGTTCGCCCAAAATCATCCCTTGAACAACACCAGAGGTTGCCGGTGCCTGTAGCTTTTCCCCACAGTGAAGACAAAAATGGCTGCCAGAGGGGTTTTCGTGTCCTTGATTGCAATAGACGGGCTTCATTGGCCTAGGGCGATTGTAAAAGGGTTCAGTATGGGTATAACAAATCCACCGAGATTGTACCAACCGGCTGCTTTATCCCTATTTTTGCGCCGGCATTGAAAGATCCAGCGCTGAACTCAAAAAACTGCCCGTTTCTTAATATTTCTTTACAGATGCGAGAGGCAAAATCCTTACCGGCTCTCACACAGCGTCTTTCCAAACGGGTGGTGTGTTTTTTAAGGCTACTGTTGCCGATTTTCAATCACAGTGGCAAGTAAAGAAATCGACTTTCAACTAAAGCCTATCTAAATTTTATAGAATTACCTCAAAAACTTCCCTTCCTCTCCCACTCAAAAGCTCAGGACTCAGGACTCATCTATTCTCGGCTCGATTGGTTGCAATTGCATACCAAATTTGACCCCATGTTTCTGGGTTGAGTGTTTGCCCCTGCTGTTCGGGAAATAGTTGATAAAATTGCTCGTCAGTTTGGCGAATTAGCTCCTCATTGCTGAGATTACTCTGCCGGCTACCATAATTTTCTTCGGTATATTGCCCAATTTGCCGACGCGATTTCTCACTTAAATTTGCTCGCTCTAATTTACTCAATAAAGCATCAGCACTGTCATACCATTTTTGCCGATAACTCTCATCTTCTTGATTGTTTGTCAATAGCCGATCTTGTAATTCTGGGTGCCGGTTGTAAAACTGTTCATTAACTAAAACATTGAAAAATTCTTCAGGAATTTGCAAAGCTTCGCGGCGCACAAAAATATTGTCTAGGCGAGACTCTTCTTTAGAACTAGAAATGGCGGTTGGCAACTGTGGCGGTGTCCAAGAAATAAACTTAGGAAATGCCCAAGAAGCAACACCGGCTAGTAATAGCAAACCAATGCTAAGGACAGTCAGTGTGCGAAAACAATGCCACAGAAACCGGATGGGAAACAGGAGAATGCCGACAGGATTTAAATGCCCGTGACCGGCAGCAGGAACAATGGGTGCCGGCTGATGTACCACTATGGCAGGGGGAGGTGCCGGCGCGGGTTTAGGGGGCGCAGGCGGGGCTTTCGGCGCAACGACAACGGTGTTGATTTGGGTAATATTACTGGGCTGAGTTTTTAATCCAGAAGGTTCTAAAGCTTGAATCACATCACCGGCAGCTTGATAGCGTTGGCTAGGATTTCTTAGCAACATCTTATCTAAAATTGCTGCCAGATTTGGGCTAATACTGACGACGTGCCGCCATTGCCAAATCGCTTTAAAGCTGTTGTATAAGTCTTGCGGTTCCTTGCCGGTGAGCAAAACCAAAGCGGTTACTGCTAAGGAATATAAATCACTGCTAGGGAAAGCTTTGCCTTTTTTAAGTTGTTCTTCTGGGGCGTATCCGGGTTTGCCAATATGTGTGGAAAAGGCAAGCTGACTGAACTTAGAAATGGCAGAAACCGCGACTTCTTTTACGCCGCCAAAGTCTATCAACACCGGCAGCCGGTCGGAATTCCGCAAAATCAGGTTTTCGGGAGAAATATCGCGGTGAATTACGCCTTGGGAGTGGATATAATCCAAAACCGGCAGCAGTTGCAGCAACAGCTTTTTGACTTCTTCCTCACTAAACAACTGTCTTTTACTTTTACGGCTGTTTAACAATTCCCGGTAAGTTTGCCCCTCAATATAATCTTGTACCAAAAATAAAGACTCAACGCCGGCCATTTGCCCGCGAAGCAACTCTCGAAAGCGCGGAATCTGCGGGTGTTGCAGCTTGTAGAGAACGCCGGCTTCTCGTTCAAACAGTTCTTGGGCTTTTTGCAAGGCGCTGCCACTTTGAACCTGGGGGGCAAATTCCTTTAAAACACAGCGTTCGTTAAAACGATTGATATCTTCAACCAGATAAGTGCGCCCAAAGCCGCCCTGCCCTAGCTGGAGGATAACCCGGTAGCGATCATCCAGAATGATCCCCGCAGACATCCCACCGGCTGCCGATGGGGCAAGTTTGTCGCCACATTGGTGACAGAAGCGATTGCCGGCTGGATTTTCATGTCCTTTCGTGCAATAAACGGGCGTCATTGTTTTGTTTTAACGAGTTCCGGTGAAGCTTCAGCAATGGTAAAGCCCATTGACTGAGATTGTATAAGCGTTTCGGGAGTTACCGGCTCATGAGAGTGCCGGTGAAAAAACGCTTGAGTTCCCTTGATTCAAATCTAAACTGTAAACTCCAGATATGGGGCACTTCCTAGATAACAACAACAGACAAATCACTATCCCCGGAAACCACTCAATCTATTTGCCGGCTAAATATTACTGCTAGAGGTTTCCTCCACAATCTCCAAAAACCCACAATCCTGAGTAGCAGCCGGGAGTAATACCTGAATTAATCAATCGAAAGTGAAAGCCACTGGTATTGTGGAGAAAGACCCAGTTCGCTTTCCACTATGGCCACCACTGTTGACCCGACTTCTGCATCTACCACCGACCCATCTACCGGCATCGGTGGTACTGTTTACGAATATCTCTGGACTTGGAAAAAACGCCAGCTACAGATCACTTACGAAATTATGGGTGAAGGAAAGCCCATCTTACTGTTGCCGGCCTTAAGTACGGTTTCCACACGGGCAGAAATGCGCGGCATCGCAGAACTCTTGGCCCCTCAATTTCAGGTGATTGCCGTAGACTGGCCCGGATTTGGCACCTCAGAACGCCCGCCTTTTAACTACGAACCGAGCGTTTACTACAGCTTTTTAGCGGATTTCGTACGCGATACGTTTACTGAACCCATTGTTGTCATTGCTGCCGGCCATGCTGCCGGTTATGTGATGCACTTGGCCCAGCACAAGCCGCCGATGTGGTCGTGGGTGGTTTTAGTCGCCCCGACTTGGCGCGGGCCTCTGCCGACGGCAATGGGTGAAAATCGCTGGTTCTACAAAATTTTGAAGCAGTTGGTGTGCTTGCCGGTGTTGGGCCAGTTCCTCTATTTTTTAAATACCTTAGCGCCCTTCTTAACTTCAATGTATCGGCGTCATGTTTACAGCAACCCCAATGCCGTAACCCCCAGCCTGATTCAACAAAAGCAGCGTATTTCCAGGCAACCAGGGGCGCGATTTGCCCCGGCTGCGTTTGTCACCGGCACCCTCGATACGGTGAAAGCACGACCCCAGTTTATTGATTTATTTCAACCCTTGCCGGTGCCGGTGTTGGTCGTGATCGGTGAGCAAACCCCACCGAAGTCACGCATGGAAATGGAAGTGCTGGTGAGTTTCTCTGGCGTGCAAAAGTGTCGGCTTCCCGGTTCTTTAGGATTGCATGAAGAACATCCAGCGGCTTTGGCGGATGCGATTTTGCCTTTTCTGAAAAAATTTCTCTCGCGTTAATCGCTTAGTCCCAGAGGATTGCGCTGAGAAATTCACAATTTTATGTTTTTGTCAAGGCCGTTTCCAGTTAGGTGACGGACACGGTACTATATTGAAATCGAGCCGGTTCTAGCGGGGTTCAGCCGCTGGAGGTAACGGGGAAAGTGCAGTGCAAATCTGCCGCTGTCCCGCAGCTGTAAACCGATTTTGGATTTGGGATTGCCTTTTGTTCTTATCTAAAATTGAGTGAGTCAGAATGCCCACCGGCAACGAAGTCAATTATTCAACACATCTGCGAGGTACGGATGAATGTTCATTTAATCTTTTAACAATTTGTTATTTCGAGTCTGCGGTTGCCGGCATCCTATTTTCTGGGGATGGTTAATTGCCAACTAAAGATTCGGAAATTCAACATTTATCTTGATAATGCGAAGAGAAAGAGCATTTTCTTTTCGCGTCAATCTTGAGTCAGCTTTGAGCGATTGGCTAGCTGCTATTCGCTAATTTTAAGCTCACGTATGAGCAAGGATAACGTTTGATGAAAACACCCCATACTTTATTTGTTTGTACAGCCTGCGCTTCAGTTTGGAAGGATGGAAAGCGAGAAGGAAAAAGCGGAGGTCAGGATCTTTTAGAACAGATTAATGAACTTCATAAGAATTGGGATTTACGAGAGGATTTCCCCATACAAGAAGTTGAATGTATGAGTGCTTGCAGTCGTTCCTGTGCGGTTTCATTCGTGGCTGCCGGCAAATATACTTATTTGTTTGGCGATTTACCCGTTAATGAAAGTGCGGCGGCTGTGTTGCAATGTGCCAGTCAATATTATGCTAAACCCGATGGCTTATTGCCTTGGTCAGAACGACCTGAACCTTTAAAAAAGGGAATTTTAGCAAAAATTCCTCCGCTTCCAACGTTAGAGTTAGTCGCTCAAAAATAACGCTTAGGGGAAATCTAGATTAACAAAAAAATTCCCAAAAAATTGTAAGGGCGGGTTAAGCAAATAACCGTTCTCCACAAACCGAAAACTTCAATAGAACTCTGCCCACAAAACGAACAAATGCATAAAATTCCTGTCACTGTAATCACCGGCTTCTTGGGTGCCGGTAAAACCACCCTAATCCGTAACCTTCTGCAAAATAACCAAGGACGCAAAATTGCCGTTATTGTCAATGAATTTGGCGAAATTGGAATTGATGGAGATTTGCTGAAATCTTGCCAAGTTTGCGATGAAGACGACAATCCCATTGGCAACATTGTAGAACTAACCAATGGTTGCCTTTGCTGCACCGTACAAGAAGAATTTTTACCGACAATGCAGCAGTTATTGCAACGTCGAGAACAGATTGATTGTATGTTAATCGAAACATCTGGACTCGCCTTGCCAAAACCCTTAGTGCAAGCCTTCCGATGGCCAGAAATTCGCACCGGCGCAACCGTTGATGGTGTTATTACCGTGGTAGACTGTGAAGCTGTTGCAGCCGGCACTCTGGTTGGTAATCTTGACGCATTAAATGCACAGCGACAAGAAGATCCCAATTTAGAACACGAAACACCGATTGAAGAATTGTTTGAAGATCAGTTAGCTTGTGCCGATTTAGTATTGCTAACGAAAGTAGATTTGGTAGATTTCCAAACTCGCCAAAAAGTAGAGTCATGGCTACAACAACAACTGCCTCCAGGAGTAAAAATTGTAGCTTGTGAAAGTGGTCAAATTAATCCAGATGTGCTGTTAGGATTTAATGCAGCAGTCGAGGATAATTTGGAAAGCCGGCCTAGTCATCATGACACAGAAGAAGAACACGATCATGATGACGATATTAACTCGGTACATTTTATCGGCGACAACGAATTTGAGCCGCAAGCATTAATATCAAAGTTGCAAAAATTAGTGCAAGAGCAAGAAATCTACCGAGTGAAAGGCTTTGTTTCCGTGCCGGCTAAAGGGATGCGTTTAGTTGTGCAAGGCGTGGGTTCTCGCTTTGATTATTTCTATGATCGCCCTTGGCTAGCAACGGAAATTCGTCAGACGCGATTAGTCTTAATCGGTCGCGATTTGGATGAATCTCAGATCCAGACAGTTCTGCAATAGCGCCAAAGTTAGGGGGTTAGGTGCAGCACTCATCCAGAATTCTGAATCTACCCCTAACGAAAATAATAAAAACCCCTGACTCAACGCACCAACCCTCAATTTTATCTGTGTTTTTATCTGTGTTTATCTGTGTGCATCTGTGGGTAAAAATCAATCTTCAATTGTGCAATTAACCGTGAAAAGGCACAGTAAGCAAAGGCAAAAAAGCCAAAAGTAACCACATCCAAAACCACTGATTAATCGAAGATTGCTCCTCTGGCTGTGCCAAAAGCGCTTCTATACGCTCCTCTAACCGGCTTCGAGGTGCAACAGCACTGAGTGCCGCACAGAAACTTTCACAGGGTGCCGGCAGCACACTAACGACCAATAACAGCGATTCAGCTAATACCAAAGGATCGACCTGTTGCGCTGCTTTCGCATCAGCACGCAGTTCTCGCAAAACTAACAATTCTTGCCATAAAGCTTCAGTATTTGGCAACCAAGTGGTGCAAGAACGCACCCAGCCCAGCCAGAAAAACCAAAAGGTATCTCGATAGTAATAATGCGCTTGCTCGTGAGCGAAAACTGCCTCTAAATGAGCGCTATCAAGGGTCTGCAACAGTCCTTCGCTGACGACTAATTCCGGATGCCAAAAACCGATCTGAGCGGTAAATAACGCAGTTGTGTCAAGAATACGAGCCGGTATGCCGCTAATATTGCGCCGGCAATAA
This region includes:
- a CDS encoding alpha/beta hydrolase; the encoded protein is MATTVDPTSASTTDPSTGIGGTVYEYLWTWKKRQLQITYEIMGEGKPILLLPALSTVSTRAEMRGIAELLAPQFQVIAVDWPGFGTSERPPFNYEPSVYYSFLADFVRDTFTEPIVVIAAGHAAGYVMHLAQHKPPMWSWVVLVAPTWRGPLPTAMGENRWFYKILKQLVCLPVLGQFLYFLNTLAPFLTSMYRRHVYSNPNAVTPSLIQQKQRISRQPGARFAPAAFVTGTLDTVKARPQFIDLFQPLPVPVLVVIGEQTPPKSRMEMEVLVSFSGVQKCRLPGSLGLHEEHPAALADAILPFLKKFLSR
- a CDS encoding serine/threonine-protein kinase; the encoded protein is MKPVYCNQGHENPSGSHFCLHCGEKLQAPATSGVVQGMILGERYRISRQIGQGGFGRTYLSEDVNRFNEPCVLKEFAPQVQGTYALQKGQELFEREAGVLYKLQHPQIPRFREMFRANLDGEGHLFLVQDYVEGQTYRSLLINRRVHNRLFSEAEITQMLLQLLPVLDYIHTQGVVHRDISPDNLMLRNSDLLPVLIDFGGVKQVAATVASEFVGGINAPATRLGKVGYAPDEQMQMGAVYPHSDLYALAVTVLVLLTGKEPQELRDPQTLSWRWRNYVSLSPSLGAVFDKMLAHRPGERYQSAKEVLQALTGTPPAPLPPPPPAPLPPPPQPDITQATQAVAPIRPAQPPQPAQPPQPVPAAVTPQRKAAAPFWLNLLLMGIVIAGMGGVGWWAGNYWVDQQRQGDHSIPPPDRSDNYSPEERQRKDALRDRRKALGIDYNFYIDLVNEAFYTKYPEQQGRVLSDESVDEVWRSRWDSLADQQLNQLASLSEQSRRRLGSYTSADIDRWKAQINLRNLSSRALNDLTDARFFYLFPDQPKGQNLLDRPIGQVWQAVATDFVQAVAAGSTLEEIKFDRGSTSTQISGNLEPGAGKAYIAKLNKDQLMKLNLDAPAQSTRLSLYTPTSKNPPLLEDSKQVTWSNKLSEAGYYEIVVVSDSTDPISYNLTLEIN
- a CDS encoding glucosamine-6-phosphate deaminase, whose amino-acid sequence is MLPKWQVFVERPESDNNVTPAINPRAGVPAPSLLGSLAGAATPLKKNSNASMFNTSNTSQGRMPVQMFAVDALSVRVYNSSTQIAHDAAQIAQTYLQNCLTQQASAAVILATGNSQIQFLETLISLGGVDWSRITFFHLDEYLGIERDHSASFRRYLRQRVENQVKSCTFHYIEGDAMQPLNECERYTQLLQAQPIDLCCLGIGENGHLAFNDPSVANFNDPHHIKLVKLDTATRQQQVDEGHFPHLEAVPQYAFTLTLPMICSAKKILCLAPEKRKALPVKKMLQETISTVCPASILRRQPNALLFLDPDSASLL
- a CDS encoding M56 family metallopeptidase translates to MHLLMILAAVAVAWCVRKRWIAPAGNWRERWQRAIMLFLFPPMLLIMTAIAVLFMGPSGQMVGLLTDWLSYAIASGFLGLAGVLCVKLATQGWKTLRKTRTYCRRNISGIPARILDTTALFTAQIGFWHPELVVSEGLLQTLDSAHLEAVFAHEQAHYYYRDTFWFFWLGWVRSCTTWLPNTEALWQELLVLRELRADAKAAQQVDPLVLAESLLLVVSVLPAPCESFCAALSAVAPRSRLEERIEALLAQPEEQSSINQWFWMWLLLAFLPLLTVPFHG
- the cobW gene encoding cobalamin biosynthesis protein CobW, producing MHKIPVTVITGFLGAGKTTLIRNLLQNNQGRKIAVIVNEFGEIGIDGDLLKSCQVCDEDDNPIGNIVELTNGCLCCTVQEEFLPTMQQLLQRREQIDCMLIETSGLALPKPLVQAFRWPEIRTGATVDGVITVVDCEAVAAGTLVGNLDALNAQRQEDPNLEHETPIEELFEDQLACADLVLLTKVDLVDFQTRQKVESWLQQQLPPGVKIVACESGQINPDVLLGFNAAVEDNLESRPSHHDTEEEHDHDDDINSVHFIGDNEFEPQALISKLQKLVQEQEIYRVKGFVSVPAKGMRLVVQGVGSRFDYFYDRPWLATEIRQTRLVLIGRDLDESQIQTVLQ
- a CDS encoding serine/threonine-protein kinase, yielding MTPVYCTKGHENPAGNRFCHQCGDKLAPSAAGGMSAGIILDDRYRVILQLGQGGFGRTYLVEDINRFNERCVLKEFAPQVQSGSALQKAQELFEREAGVLYKLQHPQIPRFRELLRGQMAGVESLFLVQDYIEGQTYRELLNSRKSKRQLFSEEEVKKLLLQLLPVLDYIHSQGVIHRDISPENLILRNSDRLPVLIDFGGVKEVAVSAISKFSQLAFSTHIGKPGYAPEEQLKKGKAFPSSDLYSLAVTALVLLTGKEPQDLYNSFKAIWQWRHVVSISPNLAAILDKMLLRNPSQRYQAAGDVIQALEPSGLKTQPSNITQINTVVVAPKAPPAPPKPAPAPPPAIVVHQPAPIVPAAGHGHLNPVGILLFPIRFLWHCFRTLTVLSIGLLLLAGVASWAFPKFISWTPPQLPTAISSSKEESRLDNIFVRREALQIPEEFFNVLVNEQFYNRHPELQDRLLTNNQEDESYRQKWYDSADALLSKLERANLSEKSRRQIGQYTEENYGSRQSNLSNEELIRQTDEQFYQLFPEQQGQTLNPETWGQIWYAIATNRAENR
- a CDS encoding DUF1636 domain-containing protein, which produces MKTPHTLFVCTACASVWKDGKREGKSGGQDLLEQINELHKNWDLREDFPIQEVECMSACSRSCAVSFVAAGKYTYLFGDLPVNESAAAVLQCASQYYAKPDGLLPWSERPEPLKKGILAKIPPLPTLELVAQK